A window of Zingiber officinale cultivar Zhangliang chromosome 5A, Zo_v1.1, whole genome shotgun sequence contains these coding sequences:
- the LOC121979429 gene encoding nucleobase-ascorbate transporter 12-like → WFISSVLAALWGTGVASTTLTENIHTIATTKMGSRRAIELGAVILILLSFVGKIGGFIASIPDVMVAGLLCCMWAMIAALGLSNLRYSETGSSRNNIIIGLSLFLSLSVPAYFQQYGLIPSSNSSVPSYFQPYAVASHGPIHTSSRGVNYVLNTLFSFHMVIAFIVAFILDNTVPGSRQERGVYVWSEPEAAKREPAITKDYGLPFRIGRMFTWVKWVGL, encoded by the exons tggttcatctCTAGTGTCTTGGCTGCACTTTGGGGCACAGGAGTCGCTTCAACCACTCTCACTGAGAATATTCACACTATTGCTACAACTAAAATGGGTAGTCGGAGAGCTATTGAGCTCGGTGCTGTCATTCTCATTCTGTTATCTTTTGTTG GGAAAATAGGAGGATTTATAGCTTCTATCCCAGATGTCATGGTGGCTGGTCTTCTTTGCTGTATGTGGGCCATGATTGCTGCTCTGGGCTTGTCAAACCTGCGATACAGCGAGACTGGAAGCTCCAGGAATAATATCATAATTGGCCTCTCATTGTTTCTCTCATTATCAGTACCTGCCTACTTCCAGCAATATGGACTTATTCCATCTTCAAATTCATCCGTTCCAAGTTACTTCCAACCATATGCTGTTGCATCTCATGGACCTATTCATACAAGTTCTCGAGGG GTGAACTATGTTCTGAATACTTTGTTTTCATTTCACATggtgattgcatttattgttgcaTTTATTCTTGACAACACTGTTCCTGGGAGCCGTCAAGAACGTGGAGTATATGTTTGGTCTGAACCAGAGGCAGCAAAAAGGGAACCAGCCATTACCAAAGACTACGGCTTGCCTTTCAGAATCGGACGTATGTTCACATGGGTGAAATGGGTTGGCTTATAG